The Streptobacillus canis DNA window GTCTAAATTTTTAAATATTTTCAATGTATCTTCATACATTTTTTTCTCATCAACCATACCATATTTAACTGGGTATCTACCTAGCCAAATATTATCCATAACGTTTCTTTGTAAAACTTGGTTTAATTCTTGATGAACCATTGAAACTCCACGTTCTAAAGCATCTTTAGAATTTATAAAATTAATAGGTTGCCCTTCTAGTTTTATTTCACCTTCATCTTTTTTATATATACCAAATAAACATTTCATTAGAGTTGACTTTCCAGCCCCGTTTTCTCCCATTAGTGCATGAACACTATTTGGTCTAATTCTTAAATTTACTTTGTCCAATGCTTTTACTCCAGGGAATTCTTTTGAAATCCCATTCATTTCTAAGACATACTCAAAATTTAAGTTTTCACTCATTCATTCCACCTCATTTTTTAAAAAAAGCCACTTTCCAGTGGCTTTTTTATTTAACTTTTATTTTTTGAATTCTTGATAGTTGTCTTTATCTACACCAACATAAGGTACTCTAACTGCTTTGTCCACTAATTTCCATTCAGTTCCTTCTGTAGGTTCTTTACCCATAGCAATGTTATTAGCTAAGTCTAATACTGCTAAAGCTTGGTTTTTACCATCATTTAATACTGTTCCTGATAATTCACCTTTTTCGATTAATAATAATGCTTCAGGTATTGCGTCAACACCATAAATAGGTAATTTTTTGTTGTGAGCTTTAGTTGCTTCTAACGCACCGAATGCCATACCGTCGTTGTTAGCTATGATTACTTCTAATTTATCTCCGTTAGGTCCTGATAACCATGCATCAACTTTATCTTTAGCTTGTGCTGTATCCCAGAATGCAGCATCTTCGAATAATTTTTCAGTTTTGATTCCAGCTTCTTCAACAGTTTTAACTGAGAATTCAGTTCTTGCAACTGCATCTGGATGTCCTGGTTCTCCAATTAACATAGCGTATTGGATAACACCGTCACCATTTAAATCTTGTGCAGGGTCTGCTTGCCAGTTTTTAACTATAGTTTGTCCTTGGAATACTCCTGATTCTTGAGGGTTGTTTCCAACATACCAAGCTTTGTCATAAGAATTTAATGCTTCAACACCTGGATCTTTATTGAATAATACTATAGGTACATTAGCTGCTTTAGCTTTGTCTATAACAGATTGTCCAGCAGTTGGATCAACTAAGTTGATAACTAATACGTCTACACCTTTAGAAATTAAAGTGTCGATTTGGTCGTTTAATACTGCTTGAGAGTTTTGAGAGTCATTTTCTACTAATTCAATGTTAGGATATTTTTCTTTAGCAATAGCATTCATGTCATTTCTCATACCAGCTAAGAAGTTGTCATCGAATTTGTAATAAGTAACTCCTAATGTAATTTTTTTAGCTCCGTCAGCTGCAGGAGCTTCTTCTGTTTTACTACCACAAGAAAGTACAAAAGTTAAAAGTACTAACATCATTGTAAGTAATTTTTTCATTTTTCTCACCTCTAAATAAAATTTTATTAATCACTATATTTATAGCCTAAAATGTGAATATTTTTTGTCCTGAGAATAGATTCATAATTATTAAATATACAGAACCGTATTTTTCAACATCATCTCCAAACTCAGTTGGGTATATATTTACTACTCCTCCAAAATCAGGTGTTATCATACTGTCTATTCCTTTTTCAAAGTTTTTAAAGAAAACTTGTTTAGCATGTATGATATCTCCAGCAACAATTATATTTCCAATATCTAAAACATTTAAAATATTCCCTATAGTCTTTCCAATTTCAGTACTTGCTTCTTTTACTATAGAGTTATATGGTTCTTCACCTAATGCCGCTTTTTCAAATAATTCTTTATATGATAAGTATATATTCTCAACATCTATACCTTGTTTTTCAAATTCCCAAAAAACCTTATTTCTTATCATATTCGCTGAATATTCAGCTTCAAGACAACCAAATTTTCCGCATTTACATTTACTATTTGAAGTTGGATTTACTATAAAATGTCCTATTTCTCCCGCACAGAAATGTACTCCTTCAAATATTTGTCCATTTATCATTATTGATGATCCTATACCATCCTTAATGTATACATACATAACATTTTGTAGTTTTTTCACTCTATATATTTCAGCTTTTAACATAGATCTTACATCATTATCTACTATTACTGGTACTTCAAATCTATTTTCCAAATAATCTCTTAATTTAAGATTATTCCATTTTAAATGTGGCGAAAAGATTGAAGACCCATCTAAAGTATTAACTACTCCATTTATTGCAAGTCCTATTCCTAAAATATCATTCTTACCATATTTATCAAGTAATGCACCTAATTCATCTGTAAGTAATATCTTTAACTTTTCAGATGCTTTAAATTGGAATTTTTTTCTTCTTGTTTCTATGATAGTTCCATCAATTTTACTTACTGAAATATCAATAAATCCTGAACCAAAATTTATTCCTATTACTTTTTTGTATTCTGGATTAATTTTTAAAATTTTTCTTGGTCTACCACCTTTAGACGATAATGTATTATCTTCTAAAACTAAATTCTCATCCATAAGTTTTTTCATGGTTTTTGAAATAGCTGCAGGTGATACGTTTAATTGAAGGGATAAATCCATTCTTGTTATACAACGATTTTTAGAAATTAATTCTAAAACTTCATATTCTGTATCATTTAGTCTTTTCATTTGTCTCCCTTTAGTTATATTATAATGTGTTTTTTTTTCTTTGCTCATTTTTTTTTAAAAATTAATATAGTCTTTTTTAACTATATAAAATATATCAAGCAATATATCTAGTAAATACATACTCTCTAATATTATTACTTTTTTTACTATTCTTGAGATTCTTTAGTAGCACTACGTCTTATTAAATATTTTAATCTACTAGATACCATTTTTATACCTACTTCATTGTCTTTACCACGAGGAATTATTACATCAGCATATCTTTTAGAAGGTTCAACAAATTCAAGATGCATTGGTTTTACTGTACTAATATATTGTTCTTTAACGTTATCAAAACTTCTTCCTCTTTCTTGAATATCTCTTTCCATTCTTCTTAATAATCTGATATCATCATCTGTATCAACAAATATCTTCATATCTAAAAGATTTCTAATTTTTTCAATTGCAAGTATTAAAATACCTTCAACTATAATAATAGACTTAGAATCAATTCTTTCAATTTCTTTTGTTCTATTATGTTCTGCAAAGTTATAAATTGGTTTATCTATACTTTCATTTCTACCTAGCATTTTGATATGTTCTTCTAATAAATCAAAATCAATAGAATTAGGATGATCATAATTTAATTTAACTCTTTCTGAAAAAGATAAATGATCATTTTTTTTGTAGTATGAATCTTGCTCAAGTAATACAACATCATCACCATTTTTCATTAAATCTTCTAATATTGCATTTGCAACTGATGTTTTACCACTTCCTGTTCCACCAGCTATCCCTATGATTATTGGTTTTTGCATAATTCCTCCTTAAATATAAAAAGAGGCTTAATAATACCAAGCCTCTTTAACAGTTTAATAACTTATCTTATACCTAATAATTTAATTACTTCTGTAGTATCTTTAGTTGATATTATTTTTTCTAAAATTTCTTCTTCATATGAAAATCTTGATATTTTTTGTAATAGATCTAAGTGCTCTTTTTTTGTTTCTTCTGGAGCAGCTATCATAAAAAATAATCTAGATGGTTCTTCATCGAAAGAATCAAAATCTCTTCCTTCAGGAACTATCGCTAAAGCTAATGCTAATTTATTTACTGCAGGTGATTTTGCATGCGGTATAGCTATACCATCTTGCATACCAGTTGAAGTTAAATTTTCTCTTTCAATTAAATCTTCAATAAATACATCAAACATACCTTCTTTAATAATATCACCAGACTTAACAAATAATTCAGCCATCTCTTTAATTATATCATCTTTTTTCTCAGATTTTAGTCCAAATACTATTCTATCTTTAGTTAAAAAATCAACTATTCTCATTTTATTCATACCTCTTCTATCTTATTTAATATATCCAATAAAACTTCATCAACACTAAGTTTACTTAAGTTATACTCTAAATAATTTTTATCCTTCTTAAACCAAGTAATTTGTCTTTTAGCATAATTTCTACTTTTTTGTTTAAGAAGAGATATTGCATCTTCTAGATTCATTTCACCAGAAAAATACATAAATAATTCCTTATAACCTATAGCTTTACTATTAGGATATTTCTTATATATTTTTTTTGCTTCTTCAAGTAATCCATTATCCATCATTATATCAATTCTTTTATCAATAATGTTGTATAACTCTTCTCTATCTCTAGTTAAGAATACTTTCAAAAACTTATACTCATTTCCCTTAATATTTACATTTATAATTTCACTAAATTTTTTACCTGTTAGTTTACATACTTCAACAGCTCTAACAAGACGCATCTTATTATCTTTATCTATTTGATTATATGTCTCTACATCAAGCTCTTTTAATATTTCTAATAATTCTTCAATACTTTTAGCTTCTAATTCTTCCCTTAATTTATCTTCTTTTTCTGGAAGTTCTGAAAAACCATCAGTTACAGCTCTTAAATAAAGTCCTGTGCCTCCTACTAAGAGATAAAATTTAGGATTATCATTTAATATTTTATTTACAGCTTTTTCATACTCGCCTACAGAATATTCTTCATCAGGATTAACAACATCTAACATATGATGTTTAACTCCTTCCATTTCATCTTCTGTAATCTTTGCAGTCCCTATATTCATCTCTCTATATATTTGCATAGAATCTGCTGAAATAATTTCTGCGTTTAATTTCTTGGCAAGCTTTATTGAAAGTGAAGTCTTTCCTACCCCTGTAGGCCCTGCTATAACTATAGCTTTATTGCACATATGTAAATTCATATCCTGCAATAATTATAGTATCTCCTTCTACTACTCCATGACTTTCAAGAACTTTTTCCATACCTAGTTTTCTCATAATTTGTAAGAATTGGATTATTCCCTCTTCTCCTAACAATACATATTTTCTAAG harbors:
- a CDS encoding ROK family transcriptional regulator; its protein translation is MKRLNDTEYEVLELISKNRCITRMDLSLQLNVSPAAISKTMKKLMDENLVLEDNTLSSKGGRPRKILKINPEYKKVIGINFGSGFIDISVSKIDGTIIETRRKKFQFKASEKLKILLTDELGALLDKYGKNDILGIGLAINGVVNTLDGSSIFSPHLKWNNLKLRDYLENRFEVPVIVDNDVRSMLKAEIYRVKKLQNVMYVYIKDGIGSSIMINGQIFEGVHFCAGEIGHFIVNPTSNSKCKCGKFGCLEAEYSANMIRNKVFWEFEKQGIDVENIYLSYKELFEKAALGEEPYNSIVKEASTEIGKTIGNILNVLDIGNIIVAGDIIHAKQVFFKNFEKGIDSMITPDFGGVVNIYPTEFGDDVEKYGSVYLIIMNLFSGQKIFTF
- the udk gene encoding uridine kinase, translated to MQKPIIIGIAGGTGSGKTSVANAILEDLMKNGDDVVLLEQDSYYKKNDHLSFSERVKLNYDHPNSIDFDLLEEHIKMLGRNESIDKPIYNFAEHNRTKEIERIDSKSIIIVEGILILAIEKIRNLLDMKIFVDTDDDIRLLRRMERDIQERGRSFDNVKEQYISTVKPMHLEFVEPSKRYADVIIPRGKDNEVGIKMVSSRLKYLIRRSATKESQE
- a CDS encoding PTS sugar transporter subunit IIA, which translates into the protein MNKMRIVDFLTKDRIVFGLKSEKKDDIIKEMAELFVKSGDIIKEGMFDVFIEDLIERENLTSTGMQDGIAIPHAKSPAVNKLALALAIVPEGRDFDSFDEEPSRLFFMIAAPEETKKEHLDLLQKISRFSYEEEILEKIISTKDTTEVIKLLGIR
- the miaA gene encoding tRNA (adenosine(37)-N6)-dimethylallyltransferase MiaA translates to MNLHMCNKAIVIAGPTGVGKTSLSIKLAKKLNAEIISADSMQIYREMNIGTAKITEDEMEGVKHHMLDVVNPDEEYSVGEYEKAVNKILNDNPKFYLLVGGTGLYLRAVTDGFSELPEKEDKLREELEAKSIEELLEILKELDVETYNQIDKDNKMRLVRAVEVCKLTGKKFSEIINVNIKGNEYKFLKVFLTRDREELYNIIDKRIDIMMDNGLLEEAKKIYKKYPNSKAIGYKELFMYFSGEMNLEDAISLLKQKSRNYAKRQITWFKKDKNYLEYNLSKLSVDEVLLDILNKIEEV
- the mglB gene encoding galactose/glucose ABC transporter substrate-binding protein MglB; translated protein: MKKLLTMMLVLLTFVLSCGSKTEEAPAADGAKKITLGVTYYKFDDNFLAGMRNDMNAIAKEKYPNIELVENDSQNSQAVLNDQIDTLISKGVDVLVINLVDPTAGQSVIDKAKAANVPIVLFNKDPGVEALNSYDKAWYVGNNPQESGVFQGQTIVKNWQADPAQDLNGDGVIQYAMLIGEPGHPDAVARTEFSVKTVEEAGIKTEKLFEDAAFWDTAQAKDKVDAWLSGPNGDKLEVIIANNDGMAFGALEATKAHNKKLPIYGVDAIPEALLLIEKGELSGTVLNDGKNQALAVLDLANNIAMGKEPTEGTEWKLVDKAVRVPYVGVDKDNYQEFKK